Proteins from a single region of Phycisphaerae bacterium:
- a CDS encoding PEGA domain-containing protein produces MARLALISCLSFLAATGCIERTVSINTEPEGATVLLNDEEVGKSPIRVPFTWYGDYDIVIRKPGYQTLQTNHNIKTPWYELPGIDIFTECLMPFTVHDDHTLDTFVLQPAQPVEKQALLQSADEMKARALGPVQ; encoded by the coding sequence ATGGCCCGGCTTGCCTTGATCTCCTGCCTTTCATTCCTCGCCGCCACCGGCTGCATCGAACGCACCGTCTCTATCAATACAGAACCCGAGGGCGCGACCGTCCTGCTCAACGACGAAGAGGTCGGCAAATCCCCCATCCGCGTCCCCTTCACCTGGTACGGAGATTACGACATCGTCATCCGCAAGCCCGGCTACCAGACGCTCCAGACTAACCACAACATCAAGACGCCGTGGTACGAACTGCCCGGCATCGACATTTTCACCGAATGCCTGATGCCCTTTACCGTCCACGACGACCACACCCTGGACACCTTCGTGCTTCAGCCCGCCCAGCCGGTCGAGAAACAGGCGCTTTTACAGTCGGCCGATGAAATGAAAGCGCGAGCCCTCGGTCCCGTGCAGTAG